The nucleotide window ACTTATCCGCCGCTTCATCACCCACTGCGACCGCTACCGAAATTGCCATACAGCGCTCGCCCGCCGCGCCATAGGCCGCGCCCATAATCGCGTTCGTTGCGCCCTCAAGATCGGCGTCTGGCATAACAACTAGATGGTTTTTCGCACCGCCAAGTGCCTGAACGCGCTTACCATTAGCACTGCCTTTTGAGTAGATCGCTTCCGCTATTGGTGTCGAGCCAACGAAGCTCACTGCCGCAACATCAGGCGCTTCGAGTAGCGCATCAACAACCTCTTTATCACCTTGGACAACATTGAATACGCCATCTGGCAAACCCGCTTCTTTTAGTAATTTTGCGAGCATTAACGAAGCACTCGGATCTTTTTCTGAAGGCTTAAGAATAAAGCTATTACCGCAAGCGAGAGACACAGGGATCATCCAAAGCGGCACCATTACAGGGAAGTTAAACGGCGTTATCCCTACACAAACACCTACAGGTTGCATCATGGAATAGCTATCAATTTCACGACCAACATTTAGCGAGTGCTCACCTTTAAGTAGGTGTGGAATACCACAAGCAAACTCTACGACTTCCAAGCCTCGAGTTAGCTCACCCAGCGCATCACTATGAACCTTGCCGTGTTCGGTCGAAATCAATGTTGCCAACTCATCGGCATTGTCTTCCAATAGAGCTTTAAAACGAAACATAACGCGAGCACGTTGCAACGGCGGAGTGGCTTGCCAATCAACTTGTGCTTTTTTGGCAACCTCGACGGCCGCCAAGGCTTCTTCTGCGCTAGAAAGCTGAACTTGCCCTCTTAGCTCGCCATTGGCAGGATTAAACAAATCGGCGCTTCGCTGGCTATTACTTTCAACAATCTCGCCATTAATAAAGTTTGATACCAAAACTGACATAAGTTTTATTCCTTGTATTCAATATTTTGTAGAACATCGGCAATAAGCGTAAACAGATCATCAATATGCTGTTTTTCAATAATCAAAGGAGGTGACAGTGCAATGATGTCGCCCGTCACCCGAATCAGTGCGCCTTTCTCGAAACACTTGGTAAACACCTGATAAGCGCGAGAACCGGGTTTACCTGCAATACCTTCGAGCTCAATGCCCGCGATTAATCCGTAATTACGTAGATCTTTCACATGAGGTAAGCCCTTCAGGCTATGTACCGCTTGCTGCCAGTAGTCAGCAAGATCCGCCGCTCGGGTATAGAGGTTTTCATTGCGATAGATATCCAAGGTAGCGAGACCCGCCGCCGCCGCGACTGGGTGACCTGAATAGGTGTAACCATGAAACAGTTCAATAGCTTGACTGTCTGGAGCAACCATTGCTTGGTAAATCTCATCGCTAACGAACACCGCTCCCATCGGGATAGCGCCGTTAGTCAGCCCTTTAGCCGTGGTGATAATGTCTGGCTTAACATCAAATTCTTGAGCAGCGAATGGGCTACCAATACGGCCAAAGCCAGTAATCACTTCGTCAAAAATGAGCAAAATACCATGTTGAGTACAGATCTCGCGTAGACGTTTTAAATAGCCTTTCGGCGGCAGAATCACCCCTGTGGAGCCAGCAATTGGCTCTACAATCACAGCAGCTATATTGCTCGCATCATGCAAAGTAACGATGTTATTGAGACTCTCCGCCCAGCCCGGATCGTAATCCGGCAAGCCATGACTAAAGGCGCTATGCTCGATACTTAATGTATGCGGCAAGTGGTCAACGCCAGTAAGTAAGCTACCAAATGCTTTGCGATTATTAACAATGCCCCCAACGGAGATACCACCAAATCCTACTCCGTGGTAGCCACGCTCTCGGCCAATTAAGCGAGTTCTTGTGCCTTGCCCTATCGCACGCTGATAAGCGAGCGCAATTTTTAAAGCGGTATCAACAGACTCTGAACCCGAGTTTGTGAAAAACACTCGATTCAAGCCAGACGGGGCTATCTCAGCCAATTGTTCTGCAAATTGAAACGGCAGCGGGTGCCCCATTTGAAACGTTGGCGCAAAGTCCAAATTATGAATTTGGCTTGCCACCGCTTCACTGATCTCATGTCGGCCATGCCCTGCGTTACAACACCAAAGTCCAGCAGTACCATCAAGGATCTTTCTTTTATCTTCTGAGGTGTAATACATCCCCTCAGCGGATACCAACATTCGCGGTGACGCTTTAAACTGCGAGTTTGCCGTAAAAGGCATCCAAAAAGCGTCTTTATTGGTTGATTGGTCGCTTACTAGCGAATCCATGCTTTTATTGTTCGTCCCATGCATAGTGCACCCCAACGGTCATAGTTGAACTGATCTTAGTTGAACTGTTTATAGTTGAATGAATGATTGTTTCTTTTACTAAACACCGCTAAACACCCATACCGCTTAATGTAAATGCAATGTTATTAAATATTAAACAAAATTGACTATAGAACGTTCTTTTGAGCTGTGCAATGATAAAATTATAAACATTTTCTGGATTTTTGTGTTTAGTGAGCTAGGATTGTGTTTAGTTTACTAATCACTTCGTGTCTTCTAGGGAGCATTCATTTCATGGAAATGGAGATTGGACCAAGATTCAAAGCGCTACGAGAACGCGCGGGACTCTCACAAAGAGAACTCGCAAAACGTGCAGGCGTCACCAACGGGTTTATTTCACAAATAGAAAGTAACGCGGTTAGCCCGTCTGTCGCTTCTCTGAGTAAATTGCTCAGCAAGATCCCCTCTTCTATGGCGGAGTTTTTCGCCGTCGATGAGCCACAACCAGAGCAGTTCTTCACTCGACGTGCTGAACAACCCGAAATTGGTCGCGGTAAGATCAGCTATCGACAAATTGGCCATTATCACGAAGATCGCCACATCGGCATGTTAAGAGAAACGCTCGCTCCCGGTGCCGATACCGGTCAAGAGATGCTCAGTCACGAAGGACAGGAGTGTGGGGTCATCGTGCAGGGCGAGCTTGAGCTCACTGTTGAAGAACAAGTCACCCGTTTAGTCGAAGGCGACAGCTACTATTTTGATAGCGAGCGCCCTCACCGATTTAGAAACACCACTGATGTGGATTGCGTCATTATCAGTGCAAACTCACCGGCAAGCTTCTAACTAAAGGAATTAAGGAAAGATACTTATGGACAATATGACATGGCATGACAAAGCAGAGGCATTGAGTTTTCGAACTCAAGCATTCATCAATGGTGAATTTGTCAATTCGGCTTCCGGCGATACGTTTGAAATTATTAACCCAGCGACTGGGCACTCACTCGCCCACGTAGCTCGCTGCAGTGAACAAGATGTTAATACGGCAGTTGAAGCAGCGCGCGCGGCATTTGAAAGTCGCGTGTGGAGTGGTTTAGCGCCTAGTGAAAGAAAAGCGATTTTGCTCAACTACGCCAAACTGATCGATGAGCATAAAGAAGACTTCGCGCTACTCGAGTCGCTCGACATGGGCAAACCTATATCGGATGCAATGGGCTATGACGCCCCAGCCACAGCGCGCTGTATTCAGTGGAACGCTGAAGCCATAGACAAAGTCTATGATGAAGTTGCACCCGTCACAGAAGATGCACTCGCACTCGTCACTAGAGAAGCGCTTGGTGTCGTTGCTGCCGTTGTGCCGTGGAACTTCCCAACTGTCATGGCGGCATGGAAAATTGGCCCTGCACTTGCCACAGGTAACTCGGTGATCGTTAAACCGTCGGAGAAATCCCCGTTGACCGCTATCCTTTTGGCCGATCTTGCCAAACAGGCTGGGATCCCTGCCGGTGTATTCCAAGTGCTCCCCGGGTTTGGGCACGAAGCGGGGCAAGCGCTGGCGCTTCATAACGACGTCGATTGTATCACCTTTACTGGCTCCACCGCTGTCGGCAAAAAGCTGCTCTCTTTTGCTGGAGAATCGAATCTCAAACGCGCCTTTATGGAATGTGGCGGTAAAAGTCCCCACATCGTGCATTACGATGTCAAAGATATAGAAAAAGCCGCCGCTACTGCTGCATCCGCTATTTGCTATAACCAAGGCGAAGTCTGTACCGCAGGCTCTCGTTTGCTTGTTCACTCTTCGATTAAAGACGAGTTTGTCGCGCTGCTGTTGAAATACATGGAGAAATGGCAGCCTAATGACCCACTCCTAGAAGATACGCGAGTTGGCGCGATTGTCGACGCCTCACAGTACGAACGCGTGCTTAGCTACATTGAAATCGGTCAAGGTGAAGGAGCAACCCTTGCCTTTGGCGGACAACCTGCCATGACTCACACTGATGGCTACTTTATTCAGCCAGCGGTGTTTACCGACGTCACCCGTGATATGAGGATCTTCCAAGAAGAAATTTTTGGCCCTGTTCTTTGTGTCACGACCTTCGACTCGATCGAAGAAGCAATTACCCTCGCCAATGACAGCGACTACGGCTTAGCGGCGGGAATCTGGACTTCAGATATTTCTACAGCGGTTCGCTGCTCTCGAGCACTGCGTGCAGGTACCGTGTTCGTTAATAACTGGGACGGCGGTGATATGACTATGCCGTTCGGTGGTTACAAGCAAAGTGGCAACGGCCGTGATAAGTCACTTCACGCGCTGCATAAGTACACGGAAATGAAATCTACATGGATTGAGTTGGACTAATTCGTCACAAGACTTTTATTGCTGTATTTCACATTAATCATATAGGTGCTCATTTCTGTGAGCACCATTTTAGTGAACAAGACATTAGATAGTGGTGATTATTGGTAAACTTCAATTCGATTACCATCAATCACATACGCGGTATCCGCGAGCTCTGAGCTGCTGCTTTCTGTCCTGAGCATACCGAAGACGTAAACCACATCCCAGATTTCAGTTATTGCCACACCCTCTTTAAATCTCACTCGAATAATTTGGTTCGGTGGCGGTGGTGGAATATGAATACAGGCTCCAAAATAAGGTACCAGCAAGAAATCTGTCACCAGCTCATCATCCCCCTCAAGCGGTATGACGAAGCCGGCTATTTTGACCTCAGTACCATCGAGCTCTTGTCGCACAGTATGCACTTGAGATTGTAGTGCCGCTCCCCCCGTGTGATCGGTGATTAAATTCTTGGTTGGAATATTTCTTTCTTGCTCTGGTATCAAATCTATCCAATGCAGTCTTTGTACATCTGTTTCAATGTCAGCAAGCGCAGTTTGTGGAGGTAAGATGGTTAACATCAAAAATATTAGACTTAAGAGTGTTTTTAAATGTTTCATATCATTCACTAATCTTGTTAACGTCAACACTCCGTTGTCAATTTCCATCCCTCTGTCGAATATATTTTCTAACTAAATAGTCGTTCAAAATATGATTCAGCATTCTAGTCATTCATTTACTTAAGTTATTTACTTGTCAATATTCAGCTAAATAAAAATCAACAAGTAAACAACTCAGGCAAACTCAAATCAGTTGTGTTCCAGCTAATCATTTGAAAGTGAATTTTTGTATATTTTCCCATCTTTCATAATTAGCACAAAGTTCTTATCCGCATTGGCAACCAGTTTAATATCCACTAAAGGGTTACCATCAACCAAAACAAGGTCGGCTAATGCGCCTTCTTTTATTACGCCTAACTCACCAGGATAGGGATCACGAGGACCACTTAGCTTGAGGAGCTGAGCGTTGTCATGCGTCGCCATTTTTAAGATTTCCCAAGGTTCAAACCAAGGTGTTAGCTTAGTTAAGAACTTACCTTGTTTGTTGGCGAGTGATGGGTCAAACAACATATCAGTACCAAACGCAATCGGCACTCCGTATTTTTTAGCAAGCTCGATGCCTCGTGCAGTGCCTTTGGTCACCAATTTAAACTTGGCTTCTTGAAAAGAACCTGGAGGAAAAGGAATGGCATCTTCATCATCGAAGATTGGCTGCATACTCAACCATGCCCCTTTCTCTGCCATCATCTTAAAAGTTTCTTCTGAGAGGAGGTTGCCGTGTTCGATACTCTTAACACCTGCTCTTAATGCGGTTTGTGCTCCTTTGTTAGTAAATACATGCACCATAACGTACGTATTCCAGCTTTCTGCTACTTCAACCGCCGCCTTGAACTCGTCATAAGTGTATTCTGCAACATCAATCGGGTCATAGCTTGAAGACACCCCGCCACCAGCAGCCAGTTTTATTTGAGTGGCACCCAGTCTCAACTGTTCTCGCACTCTTTTGGTCACTTCAGGCACACCGTCAGCAACAATAGCAAGACTGTTGCGCTCTAAGTAGTTTAACGGGTCAGTGCTATTGGCTGGTACATCAAAGCGTCCACGGTAATCGAAGTGTCCCGCGGTTTGACTGATCGGGCCGCCTGAAGGATAAATTCTCGGTCCATTGATTAAGCCTTTATCGCTCGCTTGTTTGATAGCAAAAGGGTTTCCTCCTGCATCCCTAATCGTTGTAAACCCTCTCATTAACGTCTTATTTGCACCATCAGAAGCAATGAGGGTCAAGTATCCAAAATCCGAGTTCATGAGTTCACTCATAGAGGCATTGGCAAACATCGTATGCCAATGGGCATCAATTAAGCCTGGTATTAGTGTTTTACCCTTAGCATTAATGACGGTAGCATCTTCTGGGACAGATACTGTTTTACCAATCGATATAATTTTATTTTCTTCAATTAGTACGCTTACGCCTTTTTGAAGATTTTTTTTCTCGCCGTCAAATACGTTTGCATTTGTTATTACTGTCGATGCTGCTTCTACGCCTATAGACACCGCTAGTAACGATAAGCTAAAGCAAAACTTAGCTATTTTAGTTCTTTTTGAATCTACCATAATGCGTTTCTCTATCAAAAAATATCATCCAACAAGGTAATATTGGTTCGCTATTAATCTCAGCTAGAAAAAGATTTATAACCAATCTATAAACGTGAACTGTAAACCACGTATTATTACCCGCTTCAATGGCAATTATTATAGTTAGGACTCTTAACGTGAAAAGGTCACTTTGCGCCAAAGTGTCTATAATAGATACTGAATGAGAATACGTTTTTCCTAATGATTGCTTTGATTTCATTGATAAACGCTCAGTTCATAAAATGGCAGAGAGACACGAAAATGGAAAATCTTAAAATTGCTCGGAACGCGATTTTTTACCCTGTTTATCAAACACTGTACGATTTCAATGTAAACGTTTCAGAAAAACTGAATTACTCTCTAGTAAACCAAGATACTTCTAGCGATGATGACTCTTGGGTGCTTATCGACGAATTGGTCGCGATCTTACAAGAGCTCCCCCATGAAAAACGTCTCGACATCCTTATTCAAGCGAGCAAAGCTTTTGATATTTCCTTAATTACCGATGAGCTGAACGAAGAGAACAGACCAAGCACACTTGGACAAGCCTTAAACGTATTGCTTCCCAAAATCCCTTATATAACGTCTCAAGCGAAGACTTGGCTAAGCTACGGGGACGATCATAAGTGGTATCTTTGCCACGACAGTGGTTACTCCAACAAGAGTATTGGTAAAGCGGATTTTGATATCTATAGAAACCTGCAACTGATCGCTTTTTGCAAACTCTATTTAGGAGCGGACTGGGAACCTGATTTTATCTGGGTCACGGGGAAAATTACGCCTTCACTCATCCAATCGAGATTGAAGATTCAAGTTATCGATGGGCATTCTTTTTCTGGTTTCTCTATCCCACTCTCTGAAAAGATAGAACCCACTAACGACGAAAGCGATTGGTCTCTTAGCAAATCAATTTCACTGATTCTCGAGAACTATCTGCTAGTGGAAAATATGTCTATACACTCTTTCTCAAGACTTATAGGCATGAGCTCGCGAACTTTGCAAAGACGGCTGCATTCTGAGCAAATCTCTTTTAGAGAGCTGCTATTAGACTCTCGACTGAATCATGCCATAAAGCTATACAACACAGCCCCTAAATTAAGCAACGAAGATATCGCCATTCGCTGTGGGTATACCGATGTTTCAAACTTTAGAAGAGCGTTTAAAAAGCGCTATGGGGTAACATTGAATCAATATAGTAAGCGTATTTGAATACAAACGAGTGCAAATGAGCTCGCTCGGGTTGCTCAACGCCTGAGCTAAGCACTGCTTGTCGGGCGCATGTAAGTAGAGGGGCAGATGGTTGTAACCCGCTTCTAATGAAGAATTGACCGGCAATACCAATTTTTGGGTGCAAGCGCATTTACCAAAAGAAACAGAAACGCCCGATGGGTACATCAGGCGTTCTAACATAAATAGCATTAACTAAATTAGGGCAAGTAGTGGCGGACTATTTAATAGGTTTTAAAGCCTAGCCAGTTGAACTTTTCTCTCTTTATTTACCACGCAGAAGTTACCACGTTTTGT belongs to Vibrio sp. 10N and includes:
- a CDS encoding CoA-acylating methylmalonate-semialdehyde dehydrogenase: MSVLVSNFINGEIVESNSQRSADLFNPANGELRGQVQLSSAEEALAAVEVAKKAQVDWQATPPLQRARVMFRFKALLEDNADELATLISTEHGKVHSDALGELTRGLEVVEFACGIPHLLKGEHSLNVGREIDSYSMMQPVGVCVGITPFNFPVMVPLWMIPVSLACGNSFILKPSEKDPSASLMLAKLLKEAGLPDGVFNVVQGDKEVVDALLEAPDVAAVSFVGSTPIAEAIYSKGSANGKRVQALGGAKNHLVVMPDADLEGATNAIMGAAYGAAGERCMAISVAVAVGDEAADKLVAALKEKVQALRVGPGLGVSPENEMGPLVSEPHMNKVREYIQTGVDQGATLVVDGRDIDTGAPGYFVGGTLFDNVTADMTIYNEEIFGPVLSVVRAKDYQHALELINEHEFGNGTAIFTRDGDTARDFAEKVEIGMVGVNVPIPVPMAFHSFGGWKRSIFGPLNVHGNDGVRFYTRMKTVTARWPKGQRESEFVMPTMK
- a CDS encoding aspartate aminotransferase family protein; the encoded protein is MDSLVSDQSTNKDAFWMPFTANSQFKASPRMLVSAEGMYYTSEDKRKILDGTAGLWCCNAGHGRHEISEAVASQIHNLDFAPTFQMGHPLPFQFAEQLAEIAPSGLNRVFFTNSGSESVDTALKIALAYQRAIGQGTRTRLIGRERGYHGVGFGGISVGGIVNNRKAFGSLLTGVDHLPHTLSIEHSAFSHGLPDYDPGWAESLNNIVTLHDASNIAAVIVEPIAGSTGVILPPKGYLKRLREICTQHGILLIFDEVITGFGRIGSPFAAQEFDVKPDIITTAKGLTNGAIPMGAVFVSDEIYQAMVAPDSQAIELFHGYTYSGHPVAAAAGLATLDIYRNENLYTRAADLADYWQQAVHSLKGLPHVKDLRNYGLIAGIELEGIAGKPGSRAYQVFTKCFEKGALIRVTGDIIALSPPLIIEKQHIDDLFTLIADVLQNIEYKE
- a CDS encoding cupin domain-containing protein, translated to MEMEIGPRFKALRERAGLSQRELAKRAGVTNGFISQIESNAVSPSVASLSKLLSKIPSSMAEFFAVDEPQPEQFFTRRAEQPEIGRGKISYRQIGHYHEDRHIGMLRETLAPGADTGQEMLSHEGQECGVIVQGELELTVEEQVTRLVEGDSYYFDSERPHRFRNTTDVDCVIISANSPASF
- a CDS encoding aldehyde dehydrogenase — its product is MDNMTWHDKAEALSFRTQAFINGEFVNSASGDTFEIINPATGHSLAHVARCSEQDVNTAVEAARAAFESRVWSGLAPSERKAILLNYAKLIDEHKEDFALLESLDMGKPISDAMGYDAPATARCIQWNAEAIDKVYDEVAPVTEDALALVTREALGVVAAVVPWNFPTVMAAWKIGPALATGNSVIVKPSEKSPLTAILLADLAKQAGIPAGVFQVLPGFGHEAGQALALHNDVDCITFTGSTAVGKKLLSFAGESNLKRAFMECGGKSPHIVHYDVKDIEKAAATAASAICYNQGEVCTAGSRLLVHSSIKDEFVALLLKYMEKWQPNDPLLEDTRVGAIVDASQYERVLSYIEIGQGEGATLAFGGQPAMTHTDGYFIQPAVFTDVTRDMRIFQEEIFGPVLCVTTFDSIEEAITLANDSDYGLAAGIWTSDISTAVRCSRALRAGTVFVNNWDGGDMTMPFGGYKQSGNGRDKSLHALHKYTEMKSTWIELD
- a CDS encoding DUF3299 domain-containing protein; protein product: MKHLKTLLSLIFLMLTILPPQTALADIETDVQRLHWIDLIPEQERNIPTKNLITDHTGGAALQSQVHTVRQELDGTEVKIAGFVIPLEGDDELVTDFLLVPYFGACIHIPPPPPNQIIRVRFKEGVAITEIWDVVYVFGMLRTESSSSELADTAYVIDGNRIEVYQ
- a CDS encoding metal-dependent hydrolase family protein, whose protein sequence is MVDSKRTKIAKFCFSLSLLAVSIGVEAASTVITNANVFDGEKKNLQKGVSVLIEENKIISIGKTVSVPEDATVINAKGKTLIPGLIDAHWHTMFANASMSELMNSDFGYLTLIASDGANKTLMRGFTTIRDAGGNPFAIKQASDKGLINGPRIYPSGGPISQTAGHFDYRGRFDVPANSTDPLNYLERNSLAIVADGVPEVTKRVREQLRLGATQIKLAAGGGVSSSYDPIDVAEYTYDEFKAAVEVAESWNTYVMVHVFTNKGAQTALRAGVKSIEHGNLLSEETFKMMAEKGAWLSMQPIFDDEDAIPFPPGSFQEAKFKLVTKGTARGIELAKKYGVPIAFGTDMLFDPSLANKQGKFLTKLTPWFEPWEILKMATHDNAQLLKLSGPRDPYPGELGVIKEGALADLVLVDGNPLVDIKLVANADKNFVLIMKDGKIYKNSLSND
- a CDS encoding AraC family transcriptional regulator, with the translated sequence MENLKIARNAIFYPVYQTLYDFNVNVSEKLNYSLVNQDTSSDDDSWVLIDELVAILQELPHEKRLDILIQASKAFDISLITDELNEENRPSTLGQALNVLLPKIPYITSQAKTWLSYGDDHKWYLCHDSGYSNKSIGKADFDIYRNLQLIAFCKLYLGADWEPDFIWVTGKITPSLIQSRLKIQVIDGHSFSGFSIPLSEKIEPTNDESDWSLSKSISLILENYLLVENMSIHSFSRLIGMSSRTLQRRLHSEQISFRELLLDSRLNHAIKLYNTAPKLSNEDIAIRCGYTDVSNFRRAFKKRYGVTLNQYSKRI